The following DNA comes from Augochlora pura isolate Apur16 chromosome 6, APUR_v2.2.1, whole genome shotgun sequence.
aaatcagacGACCTGCCGTTTTAACTAATTCTGTAGTTCCAGTGTTAAGTAACAGTACTTCGACGAATTTGTGCAAactaaattattcgaatcattgaattatttatttaactgaacaaattatacattattattgttttttttttctttttgaacaGGCAGTGAAATAATTACAGCAAATCTTGGTTTACAGTAAATCGCTGCTTCAATCATATCGTTCGGAAAAGTAGCGTATATAACCCATTTCTGTGTTACTTTTTGGTTGACCTGCACgactagttttattttaaacatcgaagcttaataatatacaaatattgtttttatttacatgtCAATAGGAATGTGCTTGTACGGGTTGTGTTCCCACTTTGTATATTTCATGCATATTGGGACCGGATGACTGCCAGTCCGACGATCCGATTGAACAATTCTCTTACAACATTattaacttaaaaaaaattcagcaGATCACGTGGGATTGTAGACCAGAAGTATTACCAGTTGGCACAGGACGCAGATGAATATACTCATGTTCGAGAAATGACTCGCAGATCGATTGCACCCTGCCCCGTAACATTCGCAAACAAGTTGATAGCTGTCGCGCGAATAACGACCCCTGTAACACGGTTTCTCGTCGTTCCGCCATCTTGCGCACTCCCGTATCGTTATGTATTCCCGGGACTCCATAAAATAATCTGGAATTTCGTAAAGTTAGTGTCAGTAACGCCGAATTACTGGTCAACGCGTCGTAAAATAGTTTAACCATGGAATTACGGGAGTTGGATTCGCTTCGACTCGTtctgataattatttgtaatcgaTCCAATACGAAGATCAAAGAGTGATCACAAAAGTCAAGATCGAGGATtattatgaaagaaaataaggaaaaataattaattgaaggTGTTCCtcattttatagatttaattgttctattacTCTGAAGATCATTCGATAGGTAACAATATTAGGAAACATTATGGAAATTGCAGTACgtggattttttttattctatgatGATGTTTAAGTGGAGTAAACTTATTCTCACATATGGAAACGACTTTGCGACAGTATCGTTGCGATGGTGGACacgttttcaaatatttaatatctactTTGTTCTGCGTGCAGTCATCGTCCTTCCTACTATTGCATTGGTAACATTTGATTGCCTTCGAGtctgttaataataaacattccattagaaacatttattattatatcatatatttgttcgatcgaatttttacAGCGGGCATAGTTAACACTAATTTATCTAAACAATTGTGACGAAACTTTTCTTTGAAAActcaattaatatataattcataaatagtgtatgtaaaattcataaaaaatactattgcTTCAAAGTTAACAATTTCACTCacaacatataattatttgcaatagaTTAGTTCAGAAAAACTTGTGTGAAAtgattctaaataattctggttctttttaagtataaagattcataaattaacaataagttTGCgacaaaaaaaacaaataaaatgatgaaCAGCCCACCGATTTAATGATCCAAAATCAGTAGATAACAGAAATACTTCGGATAAGAAGCGCATTCGTTTACCCTGCCTGTGATAATACTTGTTCGCTACTTTAGCCTTGCTCGTACAGAACGTGGTCTATATTCTCTACGATCGACAAGTACGGTATCTACATCGCAAGCCTTACCTGCTTGAAAAACGAAGAGGAACAACAATACTTGCAGggtattcaattttatccgCATTATTCCgtttgcatttatatttaggAACTATCTATCATTTTCTAATCACTGTCGACGCGTGTAACATTAATAAACGATGCGTCTAAATGCTACGGACAACGCAAGATTTCGTACGCTTCTACGCCATTGCCTCCTCTGTATCCACTTAATCAAATAATCTGGAAAAGAAATACGATTGTGCATCGCGACTATAAGAACGacttgatatattaattagaaaaatttgcgAAAGGTTACCTTTTTTTCCTTGAATTTGCTTCTTCCTTAAATTTGAGCTCTATGTTAATCGTTTGCTCGATTGAACGAATAAGAGAAATTGGCAGACTCGTCAATAATATCACTGAGATGTTTATTCGATCCAAATTTAATACCGTGTTACTCTTGGCGTGAATGCTCCTGCAGCATGAAGATGGCAAATAATATCGAATGGTATCGTTATTACAACCATTGTTCATACGTCGTTTAGATTGTACTCCGTAGAAGATATAATTTCGCGtaacattttcattgattatttattgatctatttatttatttaattattagccGATTTCCtgagaaaaacattttattcgaccgaAATCGAATTAAGAAAGCGATTGTATATTTCAGCATaatgtttaacattttacagTAGGTTTTTCTTAGTTATCATAAGATCGGAGGTGTTTATATGCAAAATAGTGTAATGAAGCGAAGAATAATGTAATGTCGAaggtaattgttttatttaaatagaattttaagtaACATCGTGTTAATTCAAACGGCGGCatggaaaaaatttgttatctcCGCTGATAGGGGAcatccgagtgcaaagggataAGCTAGGAAATAGGTACAAGATATTTACCGAGTAGAATATAATCGCCGGAAGATGTGTCAGGGACTTACGATGTCGCTAAATACGTTAAATGCGACCTGCAATAAGCAATGCGcagcgaaaatgaaattgtgaTTGTGTGATTCGAGATGAAGGAAGTATCATCGTTTATACATACACGTATCTGATAACTGTACAAAATAACATgtttactttcattaaaaaataagttaaCGATGAACACGATTTAAGAATCGTGTCGATTTTGATACAGTTAATACGACATCTGTTACCGATTATTTGTGCCGGAACAGTGTTAACATTAGTTGtgatacaagaaataaatgaaaaggaaACTAGCAGTGATGCATTCAGGGCATAACTTGTCATtggaatttttcttaattctttatttgttgGCGCGGAAATGAAGCCTTGCAAGGACATACATTCATTGCTCAAAGCTTCGTATTACAAATGTTCTATTGCATAACAGCGTGTATCCGTGTCTTGGTCGTCGGGCACATGATTTTTTCGGAAGATTAAACAATCATGTCACTGATTATTTAATcagaaaacagaaatacaTAGTGCAGATGATTCACTgtttcaatgaattaattagtttaacgAACTCCAGGCTTCTTAAGCCATCTTCATAGTTTCAagatgttaaataattaacgtggtttaaatatttttaacgatggGGCATGATTacggtttatttaaatttaaataacgtttaaaTAGCGTCCACATTTTATGTTTTGAAGCTTGGTGCTTTACGgaattgttacataattttacaGGCATAAATCtgtgatttttacaattatattagcGCATTTcgtattttcgttatttttaatttgctcttcttgtaaaacattgttattattatttattatttcgagttGATACAATCCATTAACCATGGTAGAAGTACAAACagattattataaagatagtaaaagagaaaataattattcttgaaaTTGTCGTAATTCTTTCTGGCCAAATCTGTGtaaagaattaaatcgaaCGATCAACAATCGATCAATGAAACATTCAGTACGACGCTTCTCCGATGAAAGGTAGCTTTAGCGCGACAATTTAACGACGAGGAGCGGCGGCAAAGGCCATTTTCTCGTGTAAcataattcagaaaattgtacGACTCCATGTCGAAGacgaaacgaatttattatccTTCGTCGCGGGATGGTACCCTCCAGCAATCCTTTCCGCGTACCGTTCGCGTGCGACTTATTATACGAGCTTCCATGACATTTCATGACGTTCAGTGTGTCACAGGAAAAGGGATATTATCCACTTAGCGTGTTCCAAACCACCACTTTACGCTCCATTTGAACATAAAGCTCTTCGTAACGCCCACGGCCTTCCCTATTTAACATGTAGCCCTGCTTTATCCGTCAAAACAATCGTACTTTTTGTTATCGTTCAATAAAGGCTCCCTTGCTTACATTGTATTGTCACCAACAAGTTAAGATCCGTGTTATTCTTTCGCCGCACAACAGAGTGCCAGACCATTCGGTGCGGACAATTCGCGGTGATGTGCTGTACCATAACCGATCCCGTAAACTGTAGCAAACTGTACTAATCTTCACGGTGGAATCGCGGAAAATTTTGTGAGAACTGTGTTCGACGTGGTCACCATTCGTGAACAAACACCACCACGAATCTGTCTATAAAAAACTGTctctacaaaaattatttgtctaTAAAGCTTAAAAGTTTAATGGACAATGTAATACTCGTTGTTGGATAAGTTATAACCTTTTTGTGACGAACTTcgtgcttttttattttactttatacttttgacaaaatatttttctgtgtacttgttttatattttattagagaatatattgcaaagatcttattattagttttctcattatatatatatataactgaCCACAAACGATGGCTCtttatgacaaataaaaattgtttccaagaattataaacaacaaaaatcaaacagaaatttcatttcttgtgtatcaatttcaatttttaaattgaaattaaatcttttcaaTTTCCGTACTACTTGAATTTcgctttcttatttttatcataatgcGTAAAGTGCGTAGTATAATTTTAccgtacaaataattaaaaatcgtgaaactCGCAATCGATAAATGTCAAAAATCTACAAATTTTTGCATCCTCCAAATCAATAGGCCCCATAAAAcgctataaaattctataaatttgcCTTTTAAGCTCAGTTGAAAggattctaaaaattttaaaaattctcgcagaaatttgtttaaactcgATACCGTTTAAAGAActgtccgaatattttcgtggCCGACTGTACCCGAACCGCATTAAGAAGACAGGAGAAGTAGTCCTGGCCAGCGCATCGTACCATTATCCACCCCGTAGGGGGCGATTGCGTTGGCCGAACATACTAATCCCGTAAACGCAACAAAAAACGATCTACCGCGGAAATGCCGCGATAACCAATCCGGGGCAGCAGCATCCCTCCTACTGcttatcaaaaatattgattcagGCGTGCGGTGGGTACCCAGGTGTTACCTGTCGGCGGTTGGGAACGCGTCGGCCAGAATCGGGATTCGCGTAGGATCCGGGACACCTGTAAGATCAGTGGATTACCGTCGATTAGTATCGGTCGAAGGCCCGTGGAGTGATTTGTTGACAAATCTGTTATTCCGTGGTCGGTCCGgtctcgtcgcgtcgctcgatTTGCTCGCGGGCTGTTCCTCTCGGCGCGCAATCACGTATCCGCGGTTCTCTTGGGCCGGCGAGCATCGTTGCCTTAGTAGCGGGCTTGCGCTGCAATCGCATCGAGCGGCCAACAGCTTGAACAGTGCATCAGCAGCTCTCGGGGCCGAATGGTTGACTACGGCGATCCTTGATCCGgccgctttctctctctttctctccctccggGTTCTCACGAGCACCCTGAGCGCCGCCCGGTCGCGTGCAATCTACCACCGGTGACCGCGAGGAGGACCCCGTCGTCTCTCTGCTCGTTGAAGGATACCGAGATTGCCCTGCAAGGATATTACCGATAGCCAACATGAGCCGCGCACACGTCTACGCAGTTTGCCTCCTGTTCattctcgatttttatggtAAGCGTCCCAGGCGTTGTTGTCTGGCTACCCCTTTGGTTCAACGATCGGGGCGGGTTTACGAGACCGCTCGCTATCGATCTACCCCCTGTACCCTGGTAGACCTAGATTCCCGCTTCAATCGCCACCCCGCGCGACGCTTAGATTCGTAAATTATTCCTTAGCGTCGACGTTCCCACCCAACGCTATCCCCTAGATTTTTACGCATTTTATACGCGTTACACCCTAATATCCGCCAAACAATCTCATTCGCCGACCCTTTCGGACGGCTCGATCGTGGTAGCCGGTCCCTTACGCGTCGCTGCCTAGTGTTCCATTTTATTGCAAGTGTTACCCGTTCTACTCCCTCTTCCATCGAAGTTCCCGCAGTTTCTACGCGAAACCACCCTAACAGATTTCTCTGGCTGCGCATCGGCTGTTGCCGAGGCCCATACGTCACCCGACTTTCCATCTCGTTcctgttttcaattttacccTACCTTATCGTCTCGTCTACTTGCCGTAATAGAATCCCTTGTCTTCTAGCTTATTTTATCACCtactttgcaaaattaaatcgagTCTCTTCCGGCTGTTTTTTCATTCGACATTCCTTCCTgcttctaaattttattacatttcattgTTCTAACTGcttctttataataaaaattagcgtCCTTTGTAGCACTCAAATGTTCAGTTGCAACCGAATGCCATACGTCACTTGTTATTCCATGCTTTCCCTATTTTACTATCTTATCTACTTTGCAAAGTTCGAGTTCTTTAGattgtcttttatttaaacagttgcTTTCTATTTCATTGCACCGTCTAATTCGTAGAATAGAATCAAATTTGTCGgctgatctctctctctctctctctctctctctctctctctctctctctctctctccttctctctctttcgcagAATTCGAATGTCCAATTGAATATCGTGCTCTCGGCATTACTTTTTTACATGTTTCCGggaatttgttgtattttacCGCACTCGTATTGTTTATCCGTTTACGGAAATATTGTGTAATGGTTATTGGGgtaatgaaacgaaaaagaagagaaacgtATGATAAGATTTCGTCGGgcaatcaaattaaatttagacaACGATGTTATGGCGACGAGCCTCGTTGCCATGCAACCCCAGCGATTAAATATTCCCACGTTCCGTCGACGTCGCGAGACCGGATCGACACGGAacgatttcattcgaaacatttGCCGAAGAATCGTGACAGATTCCGTTGTTGTTTCGTGTacagatttttttcttttccatcgATTATGCAAATCGCGGAGTCGCCGGACAAATGGCCGCGGTATCGATTTCCAATGTACACATTACCGATCGTGTAAACTTTACATCGTAAAGGACGCGATAGTATGTATTCCGCATAAAATGTATCACGTTACTTCCTCTGTGTCTCTAGGAGTGTCCCAGCGTTTGGCTATAGTGTTACAGCTGCGATTTATTCGATGGTACATATACCTGCAACGTTACTAGACAACGATGACGATACGCGAACCGGTCGGTGGATGTTTAAAAGAGCGTACTCATTGAAGAAAATGGGGGTATATTTAGCGTGTTGGCTGAATGCATCGGTGCAAAACGTCAGCGAGATCAATGACGACGCACTATGCGCAAAAGAGCGCGTAGATTCGTGCGAAATCCGTTTACCCCTACGCGTTACCTACCCTGCggaacgaaagaaaacttCACCCTCTGAGTGTtgactaaaattaaaaaatat
Coding sequences within:
- the LOC144471434 gene encoding uncharacterized protein LOC144471434, whose protein sequence is MRIKLNTLQVLLFLFVFQADSKAIKCYQCNSRKDDDCTQNKVDIKYLKTCPPSQRYCRKVVSIYYFMESREYITIRECARWRNDEKPCYRGRYSRDSYQLVCECYGAGCNRSASHFSNMSIFICVLCQLVILLVYNPT